The Bacteroidales bacterium DNA segment ATTTCGGCAAGAAAAGGCTTAAACGTAAATATCGATTTTATCACAGATATTGTATAACTTACAAGTCCGCGTTTTTTTCTGCCTGCAAAATCGTGTGCCACAATGCTGTCAAATCCTATTCCGAAAGCATTAACGAATTTTTTTCCATTTACTTCAAGAATGTCAATTTCAATTGTTTTTCCTTCAACAATATCTTCAACAAGTGAATTAAGATCTTTTTTAAATCCGGTTTCTTTTGCAAAACCGTTTCCGGAACCGGCAGGAATAATTGCCAAAATTTTATCGGGATATTTATAAAATAAATTTATTGAACTGTTAATTGTTCCGTCGCCGCCGACAATAACAAATACTTTATATTTTTGTATGTTCTGTTCTGTAAATTTGAAAAAATCTTGATATGAACTGCTTATAAAGAATGATAGTTCAGATTTATGGTTTTTGATTTGATTTATGATTCTGTGAATTTGCTTTTTTCCTGAATTGGGATTAATAATGAAAATAATATCTTTTGTATTTATTATATCTTTTTCCATGTGTTTAGCAAAAAAATAATTCGAATGTTAAATTTGTTTAAACAGGTTTGAAATTAATAAAATATAACGCATAAAAAAACATGCCGGCAAATAATTATTACTGACATGTTTAAAAAGTTTTGAGAAATGTTTTTATTTATTTTCTTCGTTATTTAAGCCTTCGATTTGCTCGGGAGATAAAATATTTGGAGTTGTTTCCATTTGATTTAACTCTTTTAGGGCTTTTTGAGCTTTTGATTCTGCACTTTCTTCTTGTCTGGGAATAGCAACACTTGCGGTTATGCTAAAAACAATTAATGCAATTGCAAGTGTCCAAGTTGTTTTTTCTAAAAACTTATTTGTTTGAACAACACCGCCCATTTGTCCGCCGGAACTTCCGAAAGTTGAAGATAAACCTCCGCCTTTTGAGTTTTGTGCCAAAACAATAAGAATTAATAATACGCTTGCTGCTATAATAAGTATAATTGCTAATGTTAACATATCAATATTTTATTTTAAATTTTTAGTTTCATTAATTTTGGCTGCAAAGTAATCCTTTTTTTCCGGATTTTTCAAAATTAATTTCTCATAAATTTCGATTGCTTGGTCATATTTTCCCTGATTGATATAAATACTTGCCATTAATTCAGTAGTTACGGGCTTTTTTATTTTTGTACTTTCTTCAGAAATGTCAATATTTTCGGAATCATCAATTTCTTTTCTTTTTAATGAAGGCTTTTTATCAACAAATTTTTGTATTAAATCGTCAGTTTTTTTTGTTTCGGGTTCTGTTACTGTTTCTTCTTTTTGACTTGTATTTTTCTTTTTATTTTTGTATGCGGCAATTCTGGCAAATACATCATTTGCAGCTTTTGCTTCAGCAATTTTTCTCTTCTTTTCTTTTTCTGTATCTGTTTTTTGCTTAGCTTCTTTTTCGTCTTTTTTTACATCAGCAACTTTTTCAGTTTTAATTTCTGTTTTTTTATCCGAAACTGCATCTTCTTTCTTTTCTATTAACTCAAAGGCTTCCTCTTTTGAGCCTTCAATTATAATTTTGCTGCTATCTTTATCTTCTGTAACAATCTTTATTTCAGATGAATCAGTTGTGTTTTCAACAATAAATTCTATATCTTCATCTTTTAAGTCTTTAATGCCGGTATCATCTGTTTTTATTGAAATTTCTTCCTTCTTTTTTGTTTTTATTTCGTTGTTTATTTCATCTTTTACTTCTGTTTCTATTTTTATTTCTT contains these protein-coding regions:
- a CDS encoding YegS/Rv2252/BmrU family lipid kinase, which codes for MEKDIINTKDIIFIINPNSGKKQIHRIINQIKNHKSELSFFISSSYQDFFKFTEQNIQKYKVFVIVGGDGTINSSINLFYKYPDKILAIIPAGSGNGFAKETGFKKDLNSLVEDIVEGKTIEIDILEVNGKKFVNAFGIGFDSIVAHDFAGRKKRGLVSYTISVIKSIFTFKPFLAEITFENNTITGKFNMVVIANTSQFGNNARIAPSAKPNSNNYVAVLVKPFPVFIYPGFIIKLFTGKLKNSRYIEFNNNSSELIIKTSFQKYHIDGEPMLNNGIYNIKISSRKIKFIKTKSCKL
- the secG gene encoding preprotein translocase subunit SecG — protein: MLTLAIILIIAASVLLILIVLAQNSKGGGLSSTFGSSGGQMGGVVQTNKFLEKTTWTLAIALIVFSITASVAIPRQEESAESKAQKALKELNQMETTPNILSPEQIEGLNNEENK